A portion of the Streptococcus sp. Marseille-Q6470 genome contains these proteins:
- a CDS encoding HlyD family efflux transporter periplasmic adaptor subunit — translation MYLEFLESAEFYNRRYHNFSSRVIFPMSLLVVFMFGFAMFAEKEISLSSKATVEPSRIIANIQSTSNRRMVVNYLEENKQVQRGDLLVQYQEVGDVIQYEANVNQLESFRHHQSKTSNLKNSTAQPNIGLFSQNSSTVQEQIAVEQDDLEREIGKKNQTSLLEKGTIRAQEDGVLYLNPERNQSAVVTEGTLLAKLYPLLDREGKTKLTAYLSSKDIVGIKIGDSVRFTTTNGANGQVRLVSTITSIDTIATKTDQGNFFKIEAETKITREQAENLRYGLEGHLQIIIGKKSYLRYYLDDFLNWE, via the coding sequence ATGTACCTTGAATTTTTAGAAAGTGCGGAATTTTATAATCGACGTTATCATAATTTTTCCAGTCGAGTGATTTTTCCTATGTCACTTTTGGTAGTGTTTATGTTTGGATTTGCAATGTTTGCAGAAAAGGAAATTAGTTTATCTTCGAAAGCTACAGTTGAACCTAGTCGTATCATTGCTAATATCCAGTCAACTAGTAATAGGCGGATGGTAGTTAATTATCTGGAAGAGAACAAGCAAGTGCAACGAGGAGATTTACTTGTTCAGTATCAGGAGGTTGGAGATGTGATTCAGTATGAAGCCAATGTTAATCAGTTGGAGAGTTTTAGACATCATCAAAGTAAAACAAGTAACCTTAAGAACAGTACTGCACAGCCAAATATAGGTCTCTTTTCTCAGAATTCTTCGACTGTACAAGAGCAGATAGCTGTAGAGCAAGATGATTTAGAAAGAGAAATAGGCAAAAAAAATCAAACTAGCTTACTTGAAAAAGGAACAATAAGAGCCCAGGAAGACGGAGTTCTTTATCTCAATCCTGAAAGGAATCAATCTGCGGTCGTCACAGAAGGAACATTACTGGCTAAATTATATCCACTATTAGATAGAGAAGGGAAAACAAAATTGACGGCCTATCTTAGTTCAAAAGATATTGTGGGAATCAAGATTGGAGATTCTGTACGCTTTACCACGACTAATGGCGCTAATGGTCAAGTGAGACTTGTTTCTACTATCACTAGTATTGATACAATTGCAACCAAAACTGACCAAGGAAATTTCTTTAAAATAGAAGCGGAAACAAAAATAACTCGAGAACAAGCTGAAAATCTTAGGTATGGTTTAGAAGGCCACTTACAAATAATCATAGGCAAGAAAAGTTATTTACGCTATTATTTGGATGATTTTTTGAATTGGGAATAA
- a CDS encoding phosphoribosylaminoimidazolesuccinocarboxamide synthase, translating into MSSKLIYTGKAKDIYTTEDEHVIRSVYKDQATMLNGARKETIEGKGVLNNQISSLIFEKLNAAGVATHFIERISDTEQLNKKVSIIPLEVVLRNVTAGSFSKRFGVEEGLDLKTPIVEFYYKNDDLDDPFINDEHVKFLDIANDEQIAYIKEETRRINGLLKDWFAQIGLRLIDFKLEFGFDKDGKIILADEFSPDNCRLWDAEGHHMDKDVFRRDLGSLTDVYKVVLEKLQGLK; encoded by the coding sequence ATGTCCAGCAAACTTATTTATACGGGAAAAGCTAAAGATATCTATACTACAGAAGACGAACATGTGATTAGGTCCGTTTATAAGGACCAAGCTACCATGCTTAATGGTGCTCGTAAAGAGACCATCGAAGGCAAAGGTGTGCTCAATAATCAGATTTCGTCTCTTATTTTTGAAAAATTGAATGCTGCGGGTGTGGCTACTCACTTTATCGAACGTATCTCTGATACAGAACAATTGAACAAGAAGGTTTCAATCATTCCTTTGGAGGTTGTGCTTCGTAACGTGACTGCGGGTTCTTTCTCAAAACGTTTCGGTGTTGAAGAAGGTTTGGACTTGAAAACTCCAATCGTTGAATTTTACTACAAAAACGATGATTTGGATGATCCATTTATCAATGATGAGCATGTGAAGTTTTTGGATATTGCCAATGATGAACAAATCGCTTATATCAAGGAAGAAACGCGTCGTATCAATGGATTGCTGAAAGATTGGTTTGCGCAAATTGGTCTTCGTTTGATTGATTTCAAATTGGAATTCGGTTTTGATAAGGATGGCAAAATCATCTTGGCAGACGAATTCTCTCCAGATAACTGCCGCCTTTGGGATGCTGAAGGGCACCACATGGACAAGGATGTTTTTCGTAGAGATTTGGGCAGTCTAACGGATGTTTATAAGGTCGTGTTAGAGAAGTTGCAGGGATTGAAGTAA